In the Ramlibacter tataouinensis TTB310 genome, one interval contains:
- a CDS encoding SUMF1/EgtB/PvdO family nonheme iron enzyme, whose amino-acid sequence MAERLRRGGTADVRAALLDARARTLAWAEACAAALGPAMDVPRGEHLNPPLWELGHLAWFQEWWVARNPQRDRGERADPDAPRPLPSLPGADGWYDSSRVAHGTRWSLPLPGLEATRAWLGETLARTLDSLDALPAGPGEEALYFFRLVALHEAMHAEAAGYMARSLGFEVLPAGRSAPQAASAASLSDGTLRVAAQEFLLGTCGPGFAFDNERAAHPVRLAAFAIDAAPVSWARFSAFADADGYADARWWSAAGWAWCRWAGRRLPTEAEWECAALTAPGFFWGRVWEWTASDFQPYAGFRPHPYRDYSAPWFGPDRRVLRGACDATSPWLAHPRYRNFFAPGRTDIFAGFRSCAGGPRVLAL is encoded by the coding sequence ATGGCAGAACGCCTGCGGCGTGGCGGCACGGCCGACGTGCGCGCGGCGCTGCTGGACGCGCGGGCCCGCACGCTGGCCTGGGCCGAGGCCTGCGCCGCGGCGCTGGGCCCGGCGATGGACGTGCCGCGCGGCGAGCACCTGAACCCGCCGCTGTGGGAGCTGGGCCACCTGGCCTGGTTCCAGGAATGGTGGGTGGCGCGCAACCCGCAGCGCGATCGCGGCGAGCGGGCCGACCCGGACGCGCCGCGCCCGCTCCCCAGCCTGCCGGGCGCCGACGGGTGGTACGACTCCAGCCGGGTGGCGCATGGCACGCGCTGGTCGCTGCCGCTGCCCGGGCTGGAGGCGACGCGCGCCTGGCTGGGCGAGACCCTCGCGCGCACGCTGGACAGCCTGGACGCGCTGCCGGCCGGCCCCGGCGAGGAGGCGCTGTACTTCTTCCGGCTGGTGGCCCTGCACGAGGCCATGCACGCGGAAGCGGCCGGCTACATGGCACGCAGCCTGGGCTTCGAGGTGCTGCCGGCCGGGCGGTCCGCGCCGCAGGCCGCATCCGCGGCCAGCCTGTCCGATGGGACCCTGCGGGTCGCTGCGCAGGAGTTCCTGCTCGGCACCTGCGGTCCCGGCTTCGCCTTCGACAACGAGCGGGCCGCGCATCCGGTGCGCCTGGCCGCGTTCGCGATCGATGCCGCGCCGGTCAGCTGGGCCAGGTTCTCGGCGTTCGCCGACGCGGACGGCTATGCCGACGCGCGCTGGTGGAGCGCTGCGGGCTGGGCCTGGTGCCGCTGGGCCGGCCGCCGCCTGCCGACCGAAGCGGAATGGGAGTGCGCGGCGCTCACCGCGCCGGGCTTCTTCTGGGGCCGGGTCTGGGAGTGGACGGCCAGCGACTTCCAGCCGTACGCCGGCTTCCGGCCGCATCCCTACCGCGACTACTCGGCGCCCTGGTTCGGCCCGGACCGGCGCGTGCTGCGCGGCGCCTGCGACGCCACCTCGCCCTGGCTGGCGCATCCGCGCTACCGCAATTTCTTCGCGCCGGGGCGCACCGACATCTTTGCGGGCTTTCGCAGCTGCGCGGGCGGCCCCCGCGTGCTTGCGCTCTAA
- a CDS encoding putative selenate ABC transporter substrate-binding protein, with amino-acid sequence MPTAFTRRTLLAAAASAAAGIVHGQAAQRPLRITAIPDESPTELARKAAPLVRYLEQRLGVKVEFTPVTDYAAAVEALASQQVDLAWFGGFTFVQALQRSGGKAVPLVQREEDQKFRSVFITTDAGIRSLADLKGRTLSFGSPSSTSGHLMPRSFLLAAGVDPDRDLKRVAYSGAHDATVAAVASGKVDAGALNISVWDKLVADGKVDAARLRVFHTTPAYYDYNWTVHADMPPARREQLARAFTDLSAATPEGRQILELQRATRFIPTRVENYRGIEAAARSAGLLK; translated from the coding sequence ATGCCCACCGCCTTCACCCGCCGCACCCTGCTTGCGGCCGCTGCATCCGCCGCGGCCGGCATCGTCCATGGGCAAGCGGCGCAGCGGCCGTTGCGCATCACCGCGATCCCCGACGAGTCGCCCACCGAGCTGGCGCGCAAGGCGGCGCCCCTGGTGCGCTACCTGGAGCAGCGCCTGGGCGTGAAGGTGGAGTTCACGCCGGTGACCGACTACGCCGCCGCGGTCGAGGCCCTGGCCAGCCAGCAGGTGGACCTGGCCTGGTTCGGCGGCTTCACCTTCGTGCAGGCGCTGCAGCGCTCGGGCGGCAAGGCCGTGCCCCTGGTCCAGCGCGAAGAGGACCAGAAATTCCGCTCGGTGTTCATCACCACCGACGCCGGCATCCGGTCGCTGGCCGACCTCAAGGGCAGGACCCTCAGCTTCGGTTCGCCCTCCAGCACCTCGGGCCACCTGATGCCGCGCAGCTTCCTGCTGGCCGCCGGCGTCGACCCCGACCGCGACCTCAAGCGGGTGGCCTACTCCGGCGCGCACGACGCCACCGTGGCCGCCGTGGCCTCCGGCAAGGTCGATGCCGGTGCGCTCAACATCTCGGTGTGGGACAAGCTGGTGGCCGACGGCAAGGTCGATGCCGCCAGGCTGCGCGTCTTCCACACCACGCCGGCGTACTACGACTACAACTGGACGGTGCATGCCGACATGCCGCCCGCCCGGCGCGAGCAGCTGGCCAGGGCCTTCACCGACCTGTCCGCAGCCACGCCCGAGGGGCGCCAGATCCTGGAGCTGCAGCGGGCCACGCGCTTCATCCCGACGCGCGTGGAGAACTACCGGGGCATCGAGGCGGCGGCGCGCAGCGCCGGGCTGCTGAAGTAG